The genomic segment GCGGGCGTTCGAATGCTCCCCGGTGCCAACGGAGGCGCGGAGTGGTCGCCGTCTTCCTACAGCCCCCAGACCCAGAATGTGTACATCGCGGGGTTGGAGCAGCCGATGACGTATGCCACCCACTTCGCCCCGTACCAGAAGGGCCGGCTGTGGCTGGGGAGTGCCTTCACCAGCATCCCGGGGGAACAGCAGTACGGGACGTTCACGGCGATCGATACCAACACCGGAAAAGTGACCTGGCAGAAGAAAATAGCGCAGCCGATGATGGGCGGGTCATTCGTCACCGCGGGCGGGCTCGTGTTCACAGGTGAAGGCAACGGCAACTTCGACGCCTTCGACGCCAAGACCGGCGCGTTGCTCTGGCAGTTCCAGGCGGGAGCGGGCGTGAACGCCGCGCCGATGGCGTACTCGCTCGACGGCCAGGAATACATCGCCGTCGCGGCAGGGGGGAACTTCCAGCTCAGCTATCCGTACGGCGATGCGCTGATTGTGTTCGCGCTCCCGAAGCATTAGACCGGGTCCGGATTCCCATGCGGCCCGGGCCGAACGGTCGCGGCCCGGGCCGAGGTGTCTTGGGACGCGACCGGGACGGAAGGCAGGAGGTGCCGCATTGGGGTCTCGTAGGATGGTCGGTGTGATCGCCGGCGTCGTCTTCGTGGCACTCGGCCCGGCCGGTCCCGCACCTCAACCGGGATGGGCGGCCGCCGGCCTGCCGGCGTGGGTCACGGTGAGCGCCGCCCGGAAGCGCGTGGTCCTGACCGTGACGGCGTCGTCGACCGGTGCGAACGGTACGCTCAACTTCAACGGCTACGCCGCAGGACAGATGACGGTCACGGTGCCCGCCGGATGGCGGGTCCACGTCGATTTTGTGAACGCCGGCGCGGGCGCGCTGCCGCACAGCCTCGAGGTGATCCGCACCGTGCCGCCCTCGAAGCTCCCGACGCAGGGGATCGCTCCCGCGATCGCCGGCGCGGAGTCCGGGGAGCTGGTCCCCGGCGTTCCTCCGTTGCAGCGCGACAGCTTCGAGTTCACGGCGCGGCCCGCCGGGGCCTACCTGTGGATCTGCGGGGTGCCGGCGCACGCCATCCAGGGAATGTGGAATCGGTTTGTGGTCAGCGCGAGTGCCAAAGCGCCGTCGGTCACGGTCAAATGATCGGGAGATCGAGGCGGGGGGAGGGGATCATGCGGGCGGTGCTTACGATCGGCGCGGTGCTGGTCTTTCTCCTGACCGGCTCCGCCGTGGCGTTCGAGGATCCGCACGGCATAGGGTACGACGGCCGCGATTGGAAGACGATGCCGGAGCACGAGAGGCTCGCCTACGTCGCGGGGTTCCTGGCCGGCACGGTCACCCAACAGGCGATCGCCGTGCACCGCGCCAACCCGAAGATCTCGATCGACGCGGCGGCCTCCCACATCGTGAACAGTCACACCGGAGCCTTTCCGTTCGGAGTGAACGTCTACACAAACGATCTCGACGATTACTATTTCTATACCAACAACCTTCCGACGAAGATCTACCGCGCGATGGTTGATGAGAACGGGGAGATACTCAAGAATCCCGGGGCCAAGGGACCCAAGTAGTTGAGACAGGTGCGGGGCTTTCAGGCAACGAAAAATTGGTAAGTTGGCCCTGGTTCGAGGAAACTATCCGACGCGGCTCCACGTAGCGGCGTGGCGCGGCGCCGGACACGCGGCCCACGAGGCACGCGGCGTCCGGAGCGGAAGGGGACCCTCATGAGCGCACCTGAAGCAAGGGCGGTCAAACCACGCGAGGACGTGACCCCCACGAGCCTGGGGCTCAGCGACGCGGACGTCCTCGACATGTATTACTACGTCCGCCTCGCCCGCGCCGTCGACGACCGAATGTGGGCGCTGCAGCGGTCGGGCGGCGCGGCGTTCGTCATCTCCGGACAGGGCCACGAAGGCGCGCAGGTCGGCGCGATCTACGCGCTCAACCGCGAGAAGGACTGGCTGGTGCCGTTCTATCGCTCCGTCGCCGCGGTGCTGACCAAGGGCATGCCGGCGGCGGAGATCTTTCTTATTCAGCTCGGCAAGGCGGCCGACCCGAGCAGCGGCGGCCGGCAGATGCCGGGCCACTACGGGCACCGCCATCACAAGATTCTCTCGACCAGCAGTCCGGTCGCGACACAGGCGCTCCACGCCGCGGGCATCGCCTATGCCGCGAAGGTCCGCCGGACCGGCGAGATCGCGCTCACCGAGCTCGGCGAGGGCTCGACGAGCGAAGGGGACTTTGCGGAGGCGCTCAACTTCGCCGCGATCCACCGGCTCGGCGTGATCTTCATGGTGGAGAACAACGGGTACGCGATCTCGGTGCCGCTCAGCAAGCAGATGGCCGTCCCCAATGTGGCGATGCGCGCCGCCGGTTTCGGCCTCGCGGGCGTGACGGTCGACGGCAGCCACGTGCTCCAGACGTACGCCGCGGCGAGGGACGCCGTGGCGCGCGCCCGCCGCGGCGAGGGGCCGACGCTCCTCGAGGTCATGGTCCCCCGCCTGACCGCGCACAGCAGCGACGACAGCCAGGAGAAGTATCGGTCCGGCGACGAGATTGCGCGCGACCGTGCGCGGGATCCGGT from the bacterium genome contains:
- a CDS encoding sulfocyanin-like copper-binding protein; this translates as MIAGVVFVALGPAGPAPQPGWAAAGLPAWVTVSAARKRVVLTVTASSTGANGTLNFNGYAAGQMTVTVPAGWRVHVDFVNAGAGALPHSLEVIRTVPPSKLPTQGIAPAIAGAESGELVPGVPPLQRDSFEFTARPAGAYLWICGVPAHAIQGMWNRFVVSASAKAPSVTVK
- a CDS encoding thiamine pyrophosphate-dependent dehydrogenase E1 component subunit alpha; this encodes MSAPEARAVKPREDVTPTSLGLSDADVLDMYYYVRLARAVDDRMWALQRSGGAAFVISGQGHEGAQVGAIYALNREKDWLVPFYRSVAAVLTKGMPAAEIFLIQLGKAADPSSGGRQMPGHYGHRHHKILSTSSPVATQALHAAGIAYAAKVRRTGEIALTELGEGSTSEGDFAEALNFAAIHRLGVIFMVENNGYAISVPLSKQMAVPNVAMRAAGFGLAGVTVDGSHVLQTYAAARDAVARARRGEGPTLLEVMVPRLTAHSSDDSQEKYRSGDEIARDRARDPVHVFTDELRGWGILTDVREQEILSRIQHEIDLGTEMAEEAALPDPATATRHVYAEPPGPGLRV